A genomic segment from Daphnia carinata strain CSIRO-1 chromosome 1, CSIRO_AGI_Dcar_HiC_V3, whole genome shotgun sequence encodes:
- the LOC130690986 gene encoding protein Aster-B-like isoform X1, with protein MSLEKSLIIENDESPPGTVRLIKQLSEPNDFNSSINNAHSSVLISRQSSSKSLGRSSTADSSFDSISPEPLSLESSEEQSTTSIRNRIRRSETLPPTICLSEGNSAEIPNGNMAAGLDHGGGSSHLVSPERLAPALSYPCLFTATTTSSGQLSTTATSTSGIATSTLLASSPNLAGSAVEATTLSTSSSSNSNSSSSEATEATTTGPAVAVFSSSSPLNSSSCNGSVADHELNPLVSPPSPILGGHQRPSRSRSPSSPSPTRHNESSSREASLEKASAIGTGAVDVSLDQISVEGGESGSAGSMRSFEHLPRNTPSGPESTNGSKQGRSGGRKKSAWYQMLNPTYRSRCEDFKRIFKDLPVDERLIVDYSCALQRDILLQGRIYVTQNYLCFYANIFRWETLVQLRWKEVSSLTKEKTALVIPNAIQICTETDKHFFCSFGARDKTYVVLFRTWQQALLDQPLGNQELWKFVHSVYGTELGFSSNDEAGTSTSIVCGVSASAGEASPLSEVNQVQPSISLQQLSSPSPSLHSAQTSNDDDSGNVVHPISHNVIRNRHHHYSRRLQLPSDTTGSDWRESLGISSSAGGDGGSSVSAVGGGPSVIIMKDIPSAGGGGNAGDADVPPRYSETSESEDDRYMNDEAVQCPVLHEGREMVNMVMPMSVDELFTLLFTNSTFYIDFITTTRKCTDLQVSPWQEAETNPAEKFRTVAFTIPLNNNIGVKSTRAVESQTLLDVSRAGDFYAIDVEASNSGIPYAETFAVCCHWCLMRSGYRKSRLVIYSQIKYKKSVWGIVKTFIEKNAWAALEENFSQMKRNLLSMQSSRDAEDVRIERRAELPSSSGTGSAGVVGPMGGNASVKKRLHSRANRRRKDGMMDNGLEKRGLIESPRSSGSVKQSGAGSGASVGAGRLNKTAISSSSSSPNPPSSSTSPSGGCSAVFYVVLVSLILLLCTNGFLFSKIWALEQLAEELARHPPSCLSAANMADLRVLTAQPKSPEEWMRILRQQETLYRSTESKWRSTLSAMSGYLKQTQESLTNLEKEIEPDSDLIRAILEKIQSPASSSLPVQYHPPRSADDHADLPS; from the exons GATTTCAACAGCAGCATCAACAATGCTCACTCTTCTGTGCTGATTTCTCGTCAGAGCTCGAGCAAGTCCCTAGGCCGTTCTTCAACAGCAGATTCCAGCTTTGACAGCATCTCCCCCGAACCTCTAAG TCTAGAAAGCAGCGAAGAACAATCGACGACGTCAATCCGGAATCGTATCCGCCGGAGTGAAACACTGCCACCAACCATCTGTTTATCCGAAG gaaATTCGGCTGAAATTCCGAATGGAAACATGGCGGCCGGATTGGACCATGGAGGAGGATCTTCTCATCTCGTGTCACCGGAACGCTTGGCTCCCGCACTCTCGTACCCTTGCCTCTTTACGGCCACGACGACGTCGTCGGGTCAATTATCGACGACCGCAACATCCACCTCTGGCATCGCCACATCCACCCTGCTCGCCTCGTCGCCCAATTTGGCAGGGTCCGCAGTGGAGGCAACAACACTATCGACGTCATCCTCATCCAACAGCAATTCTTCGTCTTCGGAAGCGACGGAAGCGACCACAACCGGGCCGGCGGTTGCAGTTTTTTCATCCTCGTCCCCCTTGAACAGCAGCTCCTGCAATGGTTCCGTAGCTGATCATGAACTGAATCCTTTAGTTTCACCCCCGTCGCCCATCCTTGGTGGCCATCAGAGGCCGTCCAGGTCCCGTAGTCCATCCAGCCCGTCGCCAACGCGACACAATGAGTCGTCTAGTAGAGAAGCTAGTCTGGAAAAAGCATCCGCTATTGGAACGGGAGCAGTTGATGTTTCACTAGATCAAATATCCGTAGAAGGCGGTGAATCGGGAAGTGCTGGATCGATGCGATCCTTTGAACATTTACCAAGAAATACGCCAAGTGGTCCGGAAAGTACCAATGGCAGCAAG caGGGCCGTAGTGGTGGAAGGAAAAAGTCTGCCTGGTACCAAATGTTAAATCCAACGTACCGTTCACGTTGCGAGGATTTCAAACGAATTTTCAAAGATTTGCCCGTGGACGAGCGATTGATTGTCGATTATTCGTGCGCACTGCAACGCGACATTTTATTGCAGGGTCGCATTTACGTCACACAAAATTATCTCTGTTTCTACGCCAATATTTTTCGCTGGGAGACGctg GTTCAACTTCGTTGGAAGGAAGTGTCTTCGCTGACAAAGGAGAAGACGGCCCTGGTGATCCCCAACGCCATCCAAATTTGTACGGAGACGGACAAGCATTTCTTCTGTTCCTTCGGTGCCCGCGACAAGACGTACGTCGTCCTCTTCAGAACTTGGCAGCAAGCTCTTCTTGATCAG CCACTGGGCAATCAGGAATTGTGGAAATTTGTCCACTCTGTGTACGGAACGGAACTGGGTTTCAGCAGCAACGACGAGGCTGGAACATCTACATCCATCGTCTGCGGCGTCAGCGCTTCTGCCGGCGAGGCGTCTCCTCTCTCTGAAGTCAATCAAGTCCAACCGTCCATTTCTTTGCAGCAACTGAGCTCACCGAGTCCGTCATTGCATTCGGCCCAAACGTCCAACGACGACGACAGTGGCAACGTCGTCCATCCCATCAGTCATAACGTCATCCGCAATCGTCATCATCACTACAGCCGACGTCTTCAG CTGCCAAGTGACACGACGGGGTCAGATTGGAGAGAATCACTGGGCATCAGTAGCAGTGCGGGAGGTGACGGTGGTAGCAGCGTATCAGCTGTTGGAGGTGGGCCAAGTGTCATCATCATGAAGGACATACCGTCTGCTGGAGGTGGCGGAAATGCAGGCGACGCCGACGTGCCTCCGCGTTACAGCGAGACGTCCGAATCGGAAGATGATCGCTACATGAATGACGAGGCCGTTCAATGTCCCGTCCTCCATGAAGGCCGTGAAATGGTTAACATGGTCATGCCAATGAGTGTCGACGAGTTGTTCACTCTCCTCTTTACCAATTCCACATTTTACATTGATTTCATCACGACAACACGCAAATGCACAG ATTTGCAGGTGAGCCCGTGGCAAGAAGCTGAAACAAATCCAGCGGAAAAATTCCGCACTGTTGCATTTACAATTCCATTAAACAACAACATTGGCGTTAAAAGTACGCGCGCAGTTGAAAGTCAG aCTTTGTTGGATGTAAGCCGAGCCGGTGATTTCTATGCGATTGACGTGGAAGCTTCAAATAGCGGAATTCCGTATGCTGAAACGTTTGCCGTTTGTTGCCATTGGTGTCTGATGCGTTCCGGATATCGAAAGTCCCGTCTCGTCATCTACTCGcaaatcaaatacaaaaaatccGTCTGGGGCATCGTCAAAA cTTTCATCGAAAAGAACGCCTGGGCCGCTTTAGAAGAGAATTTTAGTCAAATGAAACGGAATTTGTTGTCGATGCAATCGTCGAGAGATGCTGAAGATGTCAGAATCGAAAGGCGGGCCGAATTGCCTTCGTCTTCTGGCACGGGATCTGCGGGAGTCGTCGGACCGATGGGCGGAAACGCATCGGTGAAGAAACGACTCCACTCGAGAGCCAACAGGAGACGCAAGGACGGGATGATGGACAACGGCCTGGAAAAACGAGGATTGATAGAATCCCCTCGATCTTCAGGCAGCGTCAAACAATCGGGGGCTGGAAGTGGCGCTAGTGTCGGTGCTGGACGTCTAAACAAGACGGCGATTTCCTCATCATCGTCCTCACCGAACCCACCGTCTTCATCAACGTCGCCATCTGGCGGTTGCAGTGCGGTGTTTTACGTGGTGTTGGTTTCTTTGATCCTTTTGCTATGCACCAACGGCTTCCTGTTCTCCAAAATTTGGGCTCTGGAACAGCTGGCCGAAGAATTAGCTCGTCATCCGCCATCTTGCCTTTCAGCCGCCAACATGGCCGATCTCCGTGTATTAAC AGCCCAACCAAAGTCACCGGAAGAGTGGATGAGGATTTTGCGCCAACAAGAGACGCTCTATCGATCCACCGAGTCCAAATGGCGATCGACTCTATCGGCCATGAGTGGCTACTTGAAACAAACGCAAGAATCGCTGACGaacttggaaaaagaaatcgaaccCGATTCAGATTTGATTCGGGCCATTTTAGAGAAAATTCAATCACCTGCCTCTTCTTCACTTCCTGTTCAATACCATCCGCCTCGATCAGCTGATGATCACGCAGATTTGCCCAGTTAG
- the LOC130690986 gene encoding protein Aster-B-like isoform X2: MSLEKSLIIENDESPPGTVRLIKQLSEPNDFNSSINNAHSSVLISRQSSSKSLGRSSTADSSFDSISPEPLSLESSEEQSTTSIRNRIRRSETLPPTICLSEGNSAEIPNGNMAAGLDHGGGSSHLVSPERLAPALSYPCLFTATTTSSGQLSTTATSTSGIATSTLLASSPNLAGSAVEATTLSTSSSSNSNSSSSEATEATTTGPAVAVFSSSSPLNSSSCNGSVADHELNPLVSPPSPILGGHQRPSRSRSPSSPSPTRHNESSSREASLEKASAIGTGAVDVSLDQISVEGGESGSAGSMRSFEHLPRNTPSGPESTNGSKGRSGGRKKSAWYQMLNPTYRSRCEDFKRIFKDLPVDERLIVDYSCALQRDILLQGRIYVTQNYLCFYANIFRWETLVQLRWKEVSSLTKEKTALVIPNAIQICTETDKHFFCSFGARDKTYVVLFRTWQQALLDQPLGNQELWKFVHSVYGTELGFSSNDEAGTSTSIVCGVSASAGEASPLSEVNQVQPSISLQQLSSPSPSLHSAQTSNDDDSGNVVHPISHNVIRNRHHHYSRRLQLPSDTTGSDWRESLGISSSAGGDGGSSVSAVGGGPSVIIMKDIPSAGGGGNAGDADVPPRYSETSESEDDRYMNDEAVQCPVLHEGREMVNMVMPMSVDELFTLLFTNSTFYIDFITTTRKCTDLQVSPWQEAETNPAEKFRTVAFTIPLNNNIGVKSTRAVESQTLLDVSRAGDFYAIDVEASNSGIPYAETFAVCCHWCLMRSGYRKSRLVIYSQIKYKKSVWGIVKTFIEKNAWAALEENFSQMKRNLLSMQSSRDAEDVRIERRAELPSSSGTGSAGVVGPMGGNASVKKRLHSRANRRRKDGMMDNGLEKRGLIESPRSSGSVKQSGAGSGASVGAGRLNKTAISSSSSSPNPPSSSTSPSGGCSAVFYVVLVSLILLLCTNGFLFSKIWALEQLAEELARHPPSCLSAANMADLRVLTAQPKSPEEWMRILRQQETLYRSTESKWRSTLSAMSGYLKQTQESLTNLEKEIEPDSDLIRAILEKIQSPASSSLPVQYHPPRSADDHADLPS, translated from the exons GATTTCAACAGCAGCATCAACAATGCTCACTCTTCTGTGCTGATTTCTCGTCAGAGCTCGAGCAAGTCCCTAGGCCGTTCTTCAACAGCAGATTCCAGCTTTGACAGCATCTCCCCCGAACCTCTAAG TCTAGAAAGCAGCGAAGAACAATCGACGACGTCAATCCGGAATCGTATCCGCCGGAGTGAAACACTGCCACCAACCATCTGTTTATCCGAAG gaaATTCGGCTGAAATTCCGAATGGAAACATGGCGGCCGGATTGGACCATGGAGGAGGATCTTCTCATCTCGTGTCACCGGAACGCTTGGCTCCCGCACTCTCGTACCCTTGCCTCTTTACGGCCACGACGACGTCGTCGGGTCAATTATCGACGACCGCAACATCCACCTCTGGCATCGCCACATCCACCCTGCTCGCCTCGTCGCCCAATTTGGCAGGGTCCGCAGTGGAGGCAACAACACTATCGACGTCATCCTCATCCAACAGCAATTCTTCGTCTTCGGAAGCGACGGAAGCGACCACAACCGGGCCGGCGGTTGCAGTTTTTTCATCCTCGTCCCCCTTGAACAGCAGCTCCTGCAATGGTTCCGTAGCTGATCATGAACTGAATCCTTTAGTTTCACCCCCGTCGCCCATCCTTGGTGGCCATCAGAGGCCGTCCAGGTCCCGTAGTCCATCCAGCCCGTCGCCAACGCGACACAATGAGTCGTCTAGTAGAGAAGCTAGTCTGGAAAAAGCATCCGCTATTGGAACGGGAGCAGTTGATGTTTCACTAGATCAAATATCCGTAGAAGGCGGTGAATCGGGAAGTGCTGGATCGATGCGATCCTTTGAACATTTACCAAGAAATACGCCAAGTGGTCCGGAAAGTACCAATGGCAGCAAG GGCCGTAGTGGTGGAAGGAAAAAGTCTGCCTGGTACCAAATGTTAAATCCAACGTACCGTTCACGTTGCGAGGATTTCAAACGAATTTTCAAAGATTTGCCCGTGGACGAGCGATTGATTGTCGATTATTCGTGCGCACTGCAACGCGACATTTTATTGCAGGGTCGCATTTACGTCACACAAAATTATCTCTGTTTCTACGCCAATATTTTTCGCTGGGAGACGctg GTTCAACTTCGTTGGAAGGAAGTGTCTTCGCTGACAAAGGAGAAGACGGCCCTGGTGATCCCCAACGCCATCCAAATTTGTACGGAGACGGACAAGCATTTCTTCTGTTCCTTCGGTGCCCGCGACAAGACGTACGTCGTCCTCTTCAGAACTTGGCAGCAAGCTCTTCTTGATCAG CCACTGGGCAATCAGGAATTGTGGAAATTTGTCCACTCTGTGTACGGAACGGAACTGGGTTTCAGCAGCAACGACGAGGCTGGAACATCTACATCCATCGTCTGCGGCGTCAGCGCTTCTGCCGGCGAGGCGTCTCCTCTCTCTGAAGTCAATCAAGTCCAACCGTCCATTTCTTTGCAGCAACTGAGCTCACCGAGTCCGTCATTGCATTCGGCCCAAACGTCCAACGACGACGACAGTGGCAACGTCGTCCATCCCATCAGTCATAACGTCATCCGCAATCGTCATCATCACTACAGCCGACGTCTTCAG CTGCCAAGTGACACGACGGGGTCAGATTGGAGAGAATCACTGGGCATCAGTAGCAGTGCGGGAGGTGACGGTGGTAGCAGCGTATCAGCTGTTGGAGGTGGGCCAAGTGTCATCATCATGAAGGACATACCGTCTGCTGGAGGTGGCGGAAATGCAGGCGACGCCGACGTGCCTCCGCGTTACAGCGAGACGTCCGAATCGGAAGATGATCGCTACATGAATGACGAGGCCGTTCAATGTCCCGTCCTCCATGAAGGCCGTGAAATGGTTAACATGGTCATGCCAATGAGTGTCGACGAGTTGTTCACTCTCCTCTTTACCAATTCCACATTTTACATTGATTTCATCACGACAACACGCAAATGCACAG ATTTGCAGGTGAGCCCGTGGCAAGAAGCTGAAACAAATCCAGCGGAAAAATTCCGCACTGTTGCATTTACAATTCCATTAAACAACAACATTGGCGTTAAAAGTACGCGCGCAGTTGAAAGTCAG aCTTTGTTGGATGTAAGCCGAGCCGGTGATTTCTATGCGATTGACGTGGAAGCTTCAAATAGCGGAATTCCGTATGCTGAAACGTTTGCCGTTTGTTGCCATTGGTGTCTGATGCGTTCCGGATATCGAAAGTCCCGTCTCGTCATCTACTCGcaaatcaaatacaaaaaatccGTCTGGGGCATCGTCAAAA cTTTCATCGAAAAGAACGCCTGGGCCGCTTTAGAAGAGAATTTTAGTCAAATGAAACGGAATTTGTTGTCGATGCAATCGTCGAGAGATGCTGAAGATGTCAGAATCGAAAGGCGGGCCGAATTGCCTTCGTCTTCTGGCACGGGATCTGCGGGAGTCGTCGGACCGATGGGCGGAAACGCATCGGTGAAGAAACGACTCCACTCGAGAGCCAACAGGAGACGCAAGGACGGGATGATGGACAACGGCCTGGAAAAACGAGGATTGATAGAATCCCCTCGATCTTCAGGCAGCGTCAAACAATCGGGGGCTGGAAGTGGCGCTAGTGTCGGTGCTGGACGTCTAAACAAGACGGCGATTTCCTCATCATCGTCCTCACCGAACCCACCGTCTTCATCAACGTCGCCATCTGGCGGTTGCAGTGCGGTGTTTTACGTGGTGTTGGTTTCTTTGATCCTTTTGCTATGCACCAACGGCTTCCTGTTCTCCAAAATTTGGGCTCTGGAACAGCTGGCCGAAGAATTAGCTCGTCATCCGCCATCTTGCCTTTCAGCCGCCAACATGGCCGATCTCCGTGTATTAAC AGCCCAACCAAAGTCACCGGAAGAGTGGATGAGGATTTTGCGCCAACAAGAGACGCTCTATCGATCCACCGAGTCCAAATGGCGATCGACTCTATCGGCCATGAGTGGCTACTTGAAACAAACGCAAGAATCGCTGACGaacttggaaaaagaaatcgaaccCGATTCAGATTTGATTCGGGCCATTTTAGAGAAAATTCAATCACCTGCCTCTTCTTCACTTCCTGTTCAATACCATCCGCCTCGATCAGCTGATGATCACGCAGATTTGCCCAGTTAG
- the LOC130690986 gene encoding protein Aster-B-like isoform X3: MRSYGMCRTSISICNQETTKKKFRNLESSEEQSTTSIRNRIRRSETLPPTICLSEGNSAEIPNGNMAAGLDHGGGSSHLVSPERLAPALSYPCLFTATTTSSGQLSTTATSTSGIATSTLLASSPNLAGSAVEATTLSTSSSSNSNSSSSEATEATTTGPAVAVFSSSSPLNSSSCNGSVADHELNPLVSPPSPILGGHQRPSRSRSPSSPSPTRHNESSSREASLEKASAIGTGAVDVSLDQISVEGGESGSAGSMRSFEHLPRNTPSGPESTNGSKQGRSGGRKKSAWYQMLNPTYRSRCEDFKRIFKDLPVDERLIVDYSCALQRDILLQGRIYVTQNYLCFYANIFRWETLVQLRWKEVSSLTKEKTALVIPNAIQICTETDKHFFCSFGARDKTYVVLFRTWQQALLDQPLGNQELWKFVHSVYGTELGFSSNDEAGTSTSIVCGVSASAGEASPLSEVNQVQPSISLQQLSSPSPSLHSAQTSNDDDSGNVVHPISHNVIRNRHHHYSRRLQLPSDTTGSDWRESLGISSSAGGDGGSSVSAVGGGPSVIIMKDIPSAGGGGNAGDADVPPRYSETSESEDDRYMNDEAVQCPVLHEGREMVNMVMPMSVDELFTLLFTNSTFYIDFITTTRKCTDLQVSPWQEAETNPAEKFRTVAFTIPLNNNIGVKSTRAVESQTLLDVSRAGDFYAIDVEASNSGIPYAETFAVCCHWCLMRSGYRKSRLVIYSQIKYKKSVWGIVKTFIEKNAWAALEENFSQMKRNLLSMQSSRDAEDVRIERRAELPSSSGTGSAGVVGPMGGNASVKKRLHSRANRRRKDGMMDNGLEKRGLIESPRSSGSVKQSGAGSGASVGAGRLNKTAISSSSSSPNPPSSSTSPSGGCSAVFYVVLVSLILLLCTNGFLFSKIWALEQLAEELARHPPSCLSAANMADLRVLTAQPKSPEEWMRILRQQETLYRSTESKWRSTLSAMSGYLKQTQESLTNLEKEIEPDSDLIRAILEKIQSPASSSLPVQYHPPRSADDHADLPS; this comes from the exons ATGCGCTCGTATGGCATGTGTAGGACGTCTATATCGATTTGTAACCAGGAAACGACTAAGAAAAAGTTTAGGAA TCTAGAAAGCAGCGAAGAACAATCGACGACGTCAATCCGGAATCGTATCCGCCGGAGTGAAACACTGCCACCAACCATCTGTTTATCCGAAG gaaATTCGGCTGAAATTCCGAATGGAAACATGGCGGCCGGATTGGACCATGGAGGAGGATCTTCTCATCTCGTGTCACCGGAACGCTTGGCTCCCGCACTCTCGTACCCTTGCCTCTTTACGGCCACGACGACGTCGTCGGGTCAATTATCGACGACCGCAACATCCACCTCTGGCATCGCCACATCCACCCTGCTCGCCTCGTCGCCCAATTTGGCAGGGTCCGCAGTGGAGGCAACAACACTATCGACGTCATCCTCATCCAACAGCAATTCTTCGTCTTCGGAAGCGACGGAAGCGACCACAACCGGGCCGGCGGTTGCAGTTTTTTCATCCTCGTCCCCCTTGAACAGCAGCTCCTGCAATGGTTCCGTAGCTGATCATGAACTGAATCCTTTAGTTTCACCCCCGTCGCCCATCCTTGGTGGCCATCAGAGGCCGTCCAGGTCCCGTAGTCCATCCAGCCCGTCGCCAACGCGACACAATGAGTCGTCTAGTAGAGAAGCTAGTCTGGAAAAAGCATCCGCTATTGGAACGGGAGCAGTTGATGTTTCACTAGATCAAATATCCGTAGAAGGCGGTGAATCGGGAAGTGCTGGATCGATGCGATCCTTTGAACATTTACCAAGAAATACGCCAAGTGGTCCGGAAAGTACCAATGGCAGCAAG caGGGCCGTAGTGGTGGAAGGAAAAAGTCTGCCTGGTACCAAATGTTAAATCCAACGTACCGTTCACGTTGCGAGGATTTCAAACGAATTTTCAAAGATTTGCCCGTGGACGAGCGATTGATTGTCGATTATTCGTGCGCACTGCAACGCGACATTTTATTGCAGGGTCGCATTTACGTCACACAAAATTATCTCTGTTTCTACGCCAATATTTTTCGCTGGGAGACGctg GTTCAACTTCGTTGGAAGGAAGTGTCTTCGCTGACAAAGGAGAAGACGGCCCTGGTGATCCCCAACGCCATCCAAATTTGTACGGAGACGGACAAGCATTTCTTCTGTTCCTTCGGTGCCCGCGACAAGACGTACGTCGTCCTCTTCAGAACTTGGCAGCAAGCTCTTCTTGATCAG CCACTGGGCAATCAGGAATTGTGGAAATTTGTCCACTCTGTGTACGGAACGGAACTGGGTTTCAGCAGCAACGACGAGGCTGGAACATCTACATCCATCGTCTGCGGCGTCAGCGCTTCTGCCGGCGAGGCGTCTCCTCTCTCTGAAGTCAATCAAGTCCAACCGTCCATTTCTTTGCAGCAACTGAGCTCACCGAGTCCGTCATTGCATTCGGCCCAAACGTCCAACGACGACGACAGTGGCAACGTCGTCCATCCCATCAGTCATAACGTCATCCGCAATCGTCATCATCACTACAGCCGACGTCTTCAG CTGCCAAGTGACACGACGGGGTCAGATTGGAGAGAATCACTGGGCATCAGTAGCAGTGCGGGAGGTGACGGTGGTAGCAGCGTATCAGCTGTTGGAGGTGGGCCAAGTGTCATCATCATGAAGGACATACCGTCTGCTGGAGGTGGCGGAAATGCAGGCGACGCCGACGTGCCTCCGCGTTACAGCGAGACGTCCGAATCGGAAGATGATCGCTACATGAATGACGAGGCCGTTCAATGTCCCGTCCTCCATGAAGGCCGTGAAATGGTTAACATGGTCATGCCAATGAGTGTCGACGAGTTGTTCACTCTCCTCTTTACCAATTCCACATTTTACATTGATTTCATCACGACAACACGCAAATGCACAG ATTTGCAGGTGAGCCCGTGGCAAGAAGCTGAAACAAATCCAGCGGAAAAATTCCGCACTGTTGCATTTACAATTCCATTAAACAACAACATTGGCGTTAAAAGTACGCGCGCAGTTGAAAGTCAG aCTTTGTTGGATGTAAGCCGAGCCGGTGATTTCTATGCGATTGACGTGGAAGCTTCAAATAGCGGAATTCCGTATGCTGAAACGTTTGCCGTTTGTTGCCATTGGTGTCTGATGCGTTCCGGATATCGAAAGTCCCGTCTCGTCATCTACTCGcaaatcaaatacaaaaaatccGTCTGGGGCATCGTCAAAA cTTTCATCGAAAAGAACGCCTGGGCCGCTTTAGAAGAGAATTTTAGTCAAATGAAACGGAATTTGTTGTCGATGCAATCGTCGAGAGATGCTGAAGATGTCAGAATCGAAAGGCGGGCCGAATTGCCTTCGTCTTCTGGCACGGGATCTGCGGGAGTCGTCGGACCGATGGGCGGAAACGCATCGGTGAAGAAACGACTCCACTCGAGAGCCAACAGGAGACGCAAGGACGGGATGATGGACAACGGCCTGGAAAAACGAGGATTGATAGAATCCCCTCGATCTTCAGGCAGCGTCAAACAATCGGGGGCTGGAAGTGGCGCTAGTGTCGGTGCTGGACGTCTAAACAAGACGGCGATTTCCTCATCATCGTCCTCACCGAACCCACCGTCTTCATCAACGTCGCCATCTGGCGGTTGCAGTGCGGTGTTTTACGTGGTGTTGGTTTCTTTGATCCTTTTGCTATGCACCAACGGCTTCCTGTTCTCCAAAATTTGGGCTCTGGAACAGCTGGCCGAAGAATTAGCTCGTCATCCGCCATCTTGCCTTTCAGCCGCCAACATGGCCGATCTCCGTGTATTAAC AGCCCAACCAAAGTCACCGGAAGAGTGGATGAGGATTTTGCGCCAACAAGAGACGCTCTATCGATCCACCGAGTCCAAATGGCGATCGACTCTATCGGCCATGAGTGGCTACTTGAAACAAACGCAAGAATCGCTGACGaacttggaaaaagaaatcgaaccCGATTCAGATTTGATTCGGGCCATTTTAGAGAAAATTCAATCACCTGCCTCTTCTTCACTTCCTGTTCAATACCATCCGCCTCGATCAGCTGATGATCACGCAGATTTGCCCAGTTAG